Sequence from the Pontibacter pudoricolor genome:
CTGGGAGGTTGGAGTTAACTGGATGGCTTATAAGTGGGCCCCGCAAGCTAAAGAATTAGGTGTGCAGCACTTTGCGCATGTTATGTCGTACGGCATATTTGGTCAGAACTCGTTCAGTACTTTTGCGCCGCTGGTAAAAGATATTTTTGAAGTGCGCACATTTGAAGATGAAAAAGAGGCTAAAGAATGGTTGTATCAAAAAATAATAGCTAAAAAGCCGTACAAATATCCGCCAACACTGTAGAACACCCTTTCCCTGAAGGCATTTCTCAAGCTTTATTTTCTACAAATTTTTTTACTTCCAGTTTATCCGGGCAGTTTTCCAGTAGCTCGGCTATAGTTTGCTTTAAGCCCGGATGTACTAAATCAGGGGAGACCTCATATAAAGGCAGCAGCGTAAAGCGGCGCAGGTGCAATTGCGGGTGCGGTATGGTCAGCCGTTGGGTTTGCTGCACCAGGTTGTCATAAAACAGGATATCGATATCAATAACGCGTGCTCCCCAATGTTCCAGGCGTTCGCGGCCAAGGTCGTGTTCTATAGTGTTTATAGTTTGCAGCACCTGCTCCGGACTAAAGTCAGTAGTTACTTCAAGCACCTGGTTCAGGAAACTGGGCTGATCTGTTTTGCCCCACGCGGCGGTCTCGTAGATAGCAGAAGCCTGAACTATAGTTCCTACTTGCGTAGCTATAGTTTCGCGGGCTTGTTGCAGGTATAATGTTCGGTCGCCAAGGTTGCTCCCCAGCAGCAGGTATAGTTCAGGCATGTTTCCGGAAAAAGGCTATGCTCAGGTCAGCGGCTGCACGGGCAGCTTCCGGCAGTTCGTCCTTTTCGTAAGGGTGCTTGCCGCCAAACGAATGATCGGCACCGGGCAGCAGGTGCATCTCGGCATCAGGCTTCCAGGAGTGCAGGTCGTGCGCCATCTGAATAGGCAGCGTTTCGTCTTCTTTGCCGTGCAATATGAGCAAAGGCTGCTGCATCGTCTGTATCACCTTCGGAATCTCGAGTCGCTGCCTGTTCGCAATATAGTTTTCCATTATCTGGTAATACATCGGCATTTTCTGGCCAGTGCGGGCGTTGGTTATCCATTGCACGCCTTCGCGCTCCCACTTTTCATTTTCAAGCTCATCCCAGCGCTGGTCAAATTTATTTACGGCCGCCCAGGTAGCAACAGCTTTTATACGCGGATCTTCAGCCGCTTTAAGTATAACAGTACCCCCACCACGACTATGGCCAATCAGGTAAATATGGTCCAGATCAAGCTCATTGTGAGGCAGTGGGCCCTCTACATTTTTTACCATGTCAATCAGGGCTTTCAGGTCATCAAGCTCCAGGCAGAAGTTGTTATTCCCGAATGCTTCGAGGTCGTGTAAATCAGAAAAATCTTCTACAGTAGTGCCATTATAAGCAAAGTTGAATTTTATGAATACAAAGCCCTGCTCCGCAAAATACTGCGCCAGTAAATTGTAATGTCCCCAGTCTTTAAACCCCTTAAACCCATGCGTAAATATCACGACAGGTTTGGGTTGCGAAGTAGGTTCGTAAACGGCATCGGCAGTAAATGGACGGCCATGTTCGGGATAAACAATAAAATCAACTTTAAGGGTATTTGCCATAGGTTACTTAAAAAAATAACTGTACTATAGGATGCTTTAACGGTATAATTTTATGATTTGTTGAGGCTCACCTTGGTTTATTCCAACCGGTAAAATGATAGCACAACATCAAATGCAGTTTTGGTTTCCGGGTAAAACATAATCCTGCAGGCAGTTGATCAGCATCAAAGAGATCAATTGCCAGCAATTTAATAATTATACCCGGTTTTGCCCCCTGCACGTTTGGAAACCACTATTGGAGACCGTAATATTGCAACACCAAAACATGAGCAGCAGCCTAGATAAAATACAAGCGCCAATAGCAAGCGAAATGGAGCTTTTCGAGAAGAAGTTCCGGGCTTCTATGAAGTCGAAAGTGCTGCTTTTAGACCGTATCATGAGCTACATCGTAAAGCGCAAAGGCAAACAGATGCGCCCGATGTTCGTGTTTTTTACGGCCAAACTATACCACGAAACCATAACCGATGCCACTTACCGGGGTGCCGCTCTTATTGAGTTGCTGCACACGGCGACCCTGGTGCATGACGATGTAGTGGATGACGCCAACTATAGACGCGGTTTCTTTTCAGTAAATGCCCTCTGGAAAAATAAGATCGCGGTGTTGGTTGGTGATTACCTGCTCTCGAAAGGATTGTTGCTTTCGCTGAACAACGATGATTTTGAACTGCTGAAAATCGTATCGAATGCGGTGCGGGAAATGAGTGAGGGAGAGTTGCTGCAGATCGAAAAAGCCCGCCGCCTGGACATTGACGAAGCAGTTTACTTTGATATTATCCGTCAGAAAACGGCCTCGCTTATAGCCTCATGCTGTGCTGTGGGCGCTGCTTCTGCGGGTGCGTCGAAAGAAGAGATAGAGAAAGCGCGCTTATTCGGTGAAAAAGTTGGTATTGCCTTCCAGATAAAAGACGACCTTTTCGATTACGGTACCGCTGAGATCGGCAAGCCGGTCGGCATCGACATCAAAGAAAAGAAAATGACCCTGCCGCTGATACATGCGCTCCGCAATGCAGACTGGCTAACCAAGCGCCGCGTTATTTACAACGTAAAAAACAACAACGGCGACAACAAGCGCGTGCAGCAGGTAATTGATTTCGTGAAGCAATCTGGTGGTATTGAGTACACGGTTGAAGTTATGAACCGCTACCACGCCGAAGCCCTCGAAATTCTGCATACCTTCCCTGATAACCCCTCGCGTCGCTCACTCGAGCAACTGATCGCCTATACAATAGAGCGGGAAAAATAGACCAGTGATTAAGGCGATTAGACTGATTTAACAGAATTTTCTATCTGAGCCCCTGATTAATGGGAACAGATGGATTAGCCGGATGTAGAGACGCAAGATGTTGCGTCTTTTTTGTTTGTCTGAATCAGGATTTGCAGGATTAAAGGATTAACAGGATTTAAGCCCATCCCAGCCTATATAGTTGCAACCGGATTAGATAATCTATAGTTTATTCATTCAATGATCATAAATCAATGGTACGGACAGAAACTACAATAATCATCTATCAAGCCCAATCCTGTAAATCAGAAAAATCCCCTTAATCACTGTTCTGAAAATCTGTAAACTATACCTATAAAACTATAAGGCGGTAGCGGTTGAAAGCAGGTAGTTTTGAGCATGCAAAATAACCTATGAAAAAATGAGCCTGAACACCACTACCTGGAACCGCCTTCGGTACACTTTATACTTGCCCATCTACGACCTGATTGCCGACCGCATTTTCCGGAAGTACAGAAAGCGGTCTGTAGAGCTACTAAACGCAAAAGCTAACGATGCCATACTGCTTCTCGGTGCCGGCACCGGCCTTGATCTACCTTACCTTCAAAATTACACTAATTTAACAGCCATTGACATTACGCCCGGTATGATCACCAAATTGCAGGAGCGAGCTGAAAAGTTAAGTATTCCAGTTGATGCCCGCGTGATGAATGGCCAGCAACTAACCTTTGCCGACAATAGTTTTGATGCCGTAATTGCACACCTGATACTGGCCGTTATACCAGACCCGATAGCTTGCATAAAAGAAGTGGAGCGTGTGCTGAGGCCTGGAGGTACAGTTATGGTTTTCGATAAGTTTTTGCCGGACGGGCAGAAGCCAACTATAGTTCGCCAGTTCTTTAACCAGATAGCCAGCACCCTGTTCTCCGACATCAACCGCAGCATCGGAACTATAGTTAGCCACACTTCTCTAACTATAGAATTAAATGAGCCTGCTGCTTTGAATGGTACGTTCAGGTTGGTAAGGTTGCGGAAATAACCCCACCCAATCCCTTCTCAAAGAATAGGGGAAGGAGCCAAATACATACCGCCAGTTTGAGCGTAGCGGTAACTGGTAGTTTAGCATGGTAGGCAGTTTGTAACTGCCGAAACTATAGTTTATATAAAAACTCCAGTTACAAACTGGCTTCATGTATAGCCACAAGTTGCAAACTTGCGGCATGTTGGGAAGTAGAGTATAGTTTTGGTATGGTGCAAGTGTATTTGCTCGTGTCAGTCTATAGTTAGGCCTCCGGTCCAGTCGGATTGCAAATCCGACATATAAGCAAGTCACGGATCACAGATCCGCGCCAGCAAAATGTGAGCAAATAAAAACCCCCTCCTGTTTTTAGGAGGGGAAGGGGGAGGTTACTTCTCAGCCAGCAACTGATCCATCGTCTTGTTAAAATCAGCTACCCAGTCTTCGTAGTATTTGCCGGTGCCGGGGCCTGAGAAGCCAGTATGTATCTTGCGTACTTTACCATCGCGGCCAATGTAGATGGTGGTCGGGAAGGAAAGCACATGGTTAAGCGCGGGCAGGGCTTTGGCGGCTGCCTCTTTATCAGAGATGCCGGCTACTGCCAGGTCATAGTTTACGTTCATGCGGTCCTTCATTTTCTGCAGGCGCGGGGCAGCTTTTTCAAACTCCGGGCTGCGCTCAAAACCTAACCCAATGATCTCCAGGCCGCGGTCTTTGTTTTTGTCGTAGTAAGGCGCCAGGAATTTGGTCTCGTCCATGCAATTCGGGCACCACGAGCCAAGCAACTGCACGATCATCACTTTGCCTTTGTATTTGTCGTCGCTCAACGAAATGTTTCCGCTACCGTCTATGTCCGGGAAAGTGAAGTCCAGCTTTTCGTAGCCCGGCTTTAAGAAAGTGAGTGTGTTGGCATCGGCAAGTGCAGCGTTGGCGTTGCGTTTGGCAGTCCAGGTTTCGGTATAGTTCATGCCCGAATAAAAATTGCCTTTCAGCGTGTTCTCATCTTCCGGAGTGGCTGTAAATAAGTAAGCGTGGTTGCCATCAAAAGTTGAAAGGTTAAGCTTATCGCCATCAACCTGTCCATCTAAATACCTATAGTCGCCGGTTTCGGTCAGGAAGGTGCCTGTTACTTTATTGTTGTCCTGCTCAAATACGCCTACTGCTTTGTAGCTATTACCGGTTGTGTCGGTAAATACTACTTCCCATTTTCCATCGTAATTATAGTTTGCAGCAGCCGGGCTGCCTTTAAAGCGGCTGGTATTGCCATGCTCCGCAGTAAAAGGCACCGAATAAGGATAAGAAAGGTCGTTGCGCACAAAGCGGCCTGCCATTTTACCGTCATCTACCTTCGCGATCAGGTCTGCATCAAAAATGTGAAGTCTTATTTTAACAGAATCGCCCATAGTTGTGATCTCGTCAACCAGGATGCGCTCTTCGCCATTTACCAGGTATAAAAGGGTGCTGTCGTTGCGGGTTTCGGCTTCCATAATAAACGGAATTTCCACACCGCCGGTATGTTGCAGGGCAACGCGCCAGGTACCGGGTTTTATAGTTTGGTTTTCAGCGTCCATTTTATTTTGATTACAGGATGTAAATCCTACAGTTAGCAGCAAGGTAAATAACAAAATCAGCCTTGCAGAAGTATTAGAATAGGTACGTTTCATGGGGTAAAATTACGTCATCGGATCTGTAAAAGCCAAACAAGAAACGCCCTGAACTTGTTTATAGTGTAAAGGTTATATTCGTGCAAGCTAATGTTGCTGAATAGCCTGCAGATTTCGTACATTTGTGAACTTCGGAAAAGAAGCATTTTATACATTAACAATAGCAAAACTATGGCATTTGATTTAGGAATGATCAAGGCAGTTTATGCCGGTATGGGTGAGCGGATTGCAGCTGCCCGTAATACAGTTGGCAGACCGCTGACTCTGACTGAAAAGATCCTGTATGCACACCTATATGAGGGCAAGGCGTCGCAGGCGTATGAGCGTGGAAAATCTTACGTGGATTTCGCTCCGGACAGAGTTGCGATGCAGGATGCCACGGCACAGATGGCCTTGCTTCAGTTCATGCAGGCTGGCAAGCCTACCGTTGCGGTTCCATCTACGGTACACTGCGATCACCTGATCCAGGCCCGCACAGGCGCAGATTCAGATCTGAAAGACGCTTACACAGAAAACAAAGAAGTTTACGATTTCCTTGCTTCGGTATCAAACAAATACGGCATCGGTTTCTGGAAGCCGGGTGCAGGTATCATTCACCAGGTAGTATTAGAGAACTATGCTTTCCCGGGTGGTATGATGATCGGAACTGACTCACACACACCTAATGCTGGTGGTCTGGGTATGGTAGCGATCGGTGTTGGTGGTGCTGATGCCGTGGACGTAATGGCCGGTATGGCCTGGGAGCTTAAATTCCCGAAAGTAATTGGCGTAAAGCTGACAGGTAAACTGAACGGCTGGACATCTCCGAAAGACGTTATCCTGAAAGTGGCTGGTATCCTTACTGTAAAAGGTGGTACGGGTGCTATCGTGGAATATTTCGGCGAAGGTGCTGAGAGTATGTCTTGTACTGGTAAAGGTACTATTTGTAACATGGGTGCTGAGATCGGTGCAACTACTTCGGTATTTGCTTACGACAACAGCATGCGTGCATACTTAAACTCAACAAACCGCGAAGAGATTGTTCAGATGGCTGATGAAGTAGCTGAGCACCTGCGCGCTGATGATGAGGTTTATGCTGATCCGGCTTCTTTCTATGATCAACTGATCGAGATCGACCTTTCAACGTTGGAGCCACACGTAAACGGGCCATTCACGCCGGATGCGGCCTGGCCAATTTCTCAGTTCGCTGCTGTAGTTAAAGAGCACGGCTGGCCAGCTAAACTGGAAGTAGGTCTGATCGGATCTTGCACCAACTCATCTTACGAAGACCTTACACGTGCTGCCTCTATCGCAAAGCAGGCGGTAACTAAAAACCTGGTAGCTCAGGCTGAGTTTACCATCACGCCGGGTTCTGAAATGGTACGTTATACAACAGCCCGCGATGGCCTGTTAGATACATTTGCACAGATGGGTGGTGTTGTATTGGCAAACGCCTGCGGTCCGTGCATCGGCCAGTGGGCACGTCACACCGACGATCCAACCCGTAAGAACTCTATCATCACGTCGTTCAACCGTAACTTTGCGAAGCGTAACGATGGTAACCCGAACACACACGCGTTTGTGGCTTCACCAGAGATCGTAACTGCTTTTGCCATTGCCGGCGACCTTACTTTTAACCCGCTTACAGATACCTTAACCAACAAAGATGGCCAGCAGGTGAAACTGGATGAGCCAAAAGGTATTGAATTACCAATTAATGGTTTTGCTGTAGAAGATGCAGGTTATGTAGCGCCTGCGGAAGATGGCAGCACTGTTGAAGTGGCTGTTGATCCGAAGTCTGACCGTCTGCAGTTACTGGAAGGCTTTAAGCCATGGGAAGGCACTGATCTGAAAGGTCTGAAGCTTCTTATTAAAGCACAAGGTAAGTGTACTACTGACCATATCTCTATGGCTGGCCCATGGTTGAAATACCGTGGTCACCTGGACAACATCTCGAACAACATGCTGATCGGTGCGATAAATGCATTTAACGGCGAGGCTAACAAGGTTTACAACGACATGACCCGTGGTTATGACTCGGTGCCTGCAACTGCCCGTACGTACAAAGCAGCTGGTATCGGTACTGTAGTGGTTGGTGATGAGAACTATGGCGAAGGTTCGTCTCGTGAGCACGCTGCCATGGAGCCGCGCTTCCTGGGTGTTCGTGCCGTAATCGTGAAGTCATTCGCACGTATCCACGAAACCAACCTGAAAAAGCAGGGTATGTTAGGTCTGACGTTTGTTAACAAAGCAGATTACGACCTGATCGAGGAGAACGATACCATCGATATCCTGGGTCTGGAGAACTTTACGCCGGGTGTTCCATTAAAAGTAGTTTTAACACACAAAGATGGTTCTCAGGATGCGTTTATGGTTAACCATACGTACAACGAAGGACAGATCGAGTGGTTTAAAGCTGGTTCAGCACTTAACCTGATCCGTTTAAAAGAAAAGCAGAACGCTAACGCATAAGCTTAACTGCTAACTATAAATAAAAGGCCCTGCCAATCGGTAGGGCCTTTTGGTTTTTATTGGAAACTACAGTCACCACGCAAAAATGCATAAACTGCTTTTTCGGACATCTGTGTTCGAAATTTGCCTGTTGCGGATGTCCACGTCCGCGTTAAATGTAAAGGGGACAAGGATGTCCCCGGCAGAGTGCTTTCGGACCTGGAAGTCCGAAAGAGCATGATTTCAGCTAGATAGAATGAGCCCTTGAGCCATTGTTGGTGTTTTCACCAGCAATTCAACTATACCGTTACTACTCTTTCAGATGAAAACACGCATCAAAAGCCTAACTATAAAGAGGTTAAGTTAAAAACAGAAAAAGCCTTACATATCTGTAAAGCCTTTCTTTTATAGTTTGCTATAGCTATAACTTATCGCATCAGCACGATCCGTTTAATAAAGCTGGTGTTTTTGTAGGTAACGTGCGCAATATATAAGCCATTAGGGACATCTGTAAAGTCGAATATCAATTCTTTCGTATTCTCGCTGGTAACAGGCAACTGAAACTTACGGCCAACCTGGTCACTGAACCACACTTCCGGAGCTGCACCAGCGAGTGGATCTGCTGCCCAGTTTATGCGAACAAGACCTGTTGTCGGGTTCGGGAACACATCGGTAAGCTGGGCGTTCATTTCGGTCTTATCTTTCGAGAGCGGTTCCCTGACAAGGAAAGTTTTTGTTACACTGTCTTTGAGGCAACCGGCGGGGTCTGTTATCTGTAACGTTACCTGATAAGTACCGGGCGATGCAAACATATAGGTCGGGCTCTTTTCTGTAGCAGCTACACCTGTTCCAAAATTCCATTTCCAGTTAGCGCCGTTTGTGCTCTTATCCTCAAACGTAACAGGTGTATTGGCAAATAACACGACAGAGCCTGTTTCAAAATCTGCTTCCGGTTGCTGTGGTAACCTGATGTGGGCTGGTACAACTTCACTTTCGAACAGCGAGTCGGCGTTGGCTGCGTAAATTATAGTGTTCTGGCTCAAAGCGTCGATGGTAAAACTCGGGCCACTGCTAAGCAAAGTCTTTTTCTCCGGATCAGCATAAAAGTTATAGTTGGAGCCTCCTTCCGGAGCCCATGTAAAGGCACTTCCTTCACAGACCGTGTTTTCAATAGCCAATGGAGCGGGGCCACTTTTTATCTGCCTGTATTTTAGTTGTGCTGCATCGGCGTGCTGCTGCAGCGCCTCCAGGTTATCGCCGGAGAGTATGGCAAAGGTAATGGTATGGCTCTGGCCGGGTGCAATAACAGGTATGAGCCCACCCACCACATGCGATACGTTATCGCCATTGCCGGTGCCATTGGCTTTGGTGCGGGTCACCCCACCGGATAGCATGGCATATTTTTCAGCATTTGTAAAGCCATCTTCCACAGCAATACTTCCGGCCGCGCCCATGTTGTTAATAGCATAATAGACAGGGGCATCAGGTGTAAGCAGTTTTATGCCAACTACAGGAAACTGAGCGGCGGTGTTGTACACGTAACCCAGGTTTCTTTCCGCATCCCAGTCGGCGGCGTTCTGGTAGTATACGCCTACATCCCAGTCTGCGAAAATGGCAGCCGCTACATTTTTAAGCGTATCTGTTGTCGGGTTTCTGATCGTAAATTCCTGTATAACATAATCCAGATCCGGGGCTGTGTTCCAGGAAAGTGTTTTATGTTTTATTTCCACACCAACTGTACCGGTAGAAGGGTAGATATCGCGCATAAAACCATGTACTTCCTGTGTTGCGAGCGGTGCATCATAGTAAATGCGGGCCGGTTGTACCGGTATAAAGTCGCCGTCATTATTCCAGTTGGCATTGCGCAGGTTATCCGACACGCGCGTTGCCGAAGTGCCGATCATCAGGCCGCCTTCAAACAGCATGGTATTACTGCCCTTGTATTGCATGCCCGAGCCCTGGTTAAAATTAAGGCCATTGTAGCCAAGGTTCCCTTTGCTGTTAACAGTAATGCGCACATTGTTGGCATCCAGCGTATGGAAATCAGGGTTTATAGTTAGCTCGAAGTATTGAAAGTCAGTATAGTTGCCATCTGTATAGTTTAACCTGAAGGCTACGGTTGTATTAAGGGGCGTATCAGGAGCTATAGTTACCCGGAAAGGTTTCTGGCGGTTATCAGCTGTACCCATCGTGGTCATGCTTCCCAGGGGCAGTTCGGGGTTTGAAATGGAAATGTAAGGCGATGAAGTACTTAAGGTAACCAAAGGGTTGCTGACAGGGCTCAGAATATTCTGGAAAAATGCTTCAACAGAAACCGTGCTGCCAGATTGAGCAGAACGGTGGTGTTGCACAAATAAATCTGTGCACCTGATCGATTTTAAATTCTGTGCCGATAGTGCATTTTTTATGTTAAGTCGCCCGGTGCCTATCATTCCGGCAAAAGGTTGGTTGGCAGTTAAGCTTGCTACATCATCTGTTGTTACGCGCAGGCGTTCCATTACCTGTTGTGCATTCAGTTCAGGAAATTGGGCGCGTACCAGGGCAGCAGCTCCTGCCACCATAGGCGAGGCAAAGGAGCTTCCCCAGTTGTAGGCATATGAGTTGTTGTTATTAACCGTAGTGGAATAAATATCAAAGCCGGGTGCCATGAGGTCCATATAGTGGCTCCAGGTATAATCCTTGTACTTATAGTCATTTTTATCAGAGCCACCCACCGACAGCACATTGTTATAGGAAGCCGGATATAAATTCAGCTGCTTTTTGGTATTACCGGCCGCTGATACTACAACAACATCTTTCACCAGCACCACATAGTTTATAATATCCTGCTCATACTGCGAATAACCTTCACCGCCCCACGAGAGGTTTATGATCTTGCAACCCTTTGCTGCAGCGTAAACTATAGCCTCGTAGCCACCGCCGAACGTTCCGTCAGCATTGGATGAAAATACTTTTAAAGGCAGGAATTTGGTTTTATAACCTACCCCTGTGATACCTGTTGCATTGTCGGGGGAGGCGGCTGCCACGCCAGCCACACTCATCCCATGGCTTTTCCAGCGCGGAGATTCGCTGACATTGTTGTCGCGGTCTGCAAAGTCCCAGCCGGCATAGTTATCAACGTAACCATCGCCATCATTATCTATGCCATCTATCGGGTCTGCATAGTTATACTTTATGTTGTCTTTCAGGTCAAGGTGATCAATCCGAAAACCTGTATCTACAATACCGATAACAATATTGGTGTCGCCTTGTTGTACATTCCAGGCGCCATACGCTTTTATCAGTTTAAGGTGGTAGGCAGTGGCTTTGGTAGAATCGGAAAACGGATCGGAGGCCTGGTGGAATGGTTCGCGCAGGTAAAGCGGCTCTACATATGCTACCTGTCCGGTTGCCATCAAGGTGCGTTTTACTTCATCAAAGCTAAGCTCTGAACTATAAGTAGCCTGGTAGATCTGTGTTATATCAACTATAGATGCACGCCTGAGACTGGCTGAATTACCTGTATCCGGGAATTTCTGCTCAATATTTTTAGCGCTGATTTTAGCTAGTGCCGCCTGTAAGGAGTTGTCTGGTATGGCACGTCGTGTTTTGGTCTGGTCTGTGTTTAGTTTATACACCACTGTATGTGGTACGGTGCGGGAACCGTAACCAACCTGCTGTGCAAATATTGGAGCCGAAGCCAATAGAAGGAGGATGAACGCAATACATCCATGGCGGGTGGGCACCTTTAGGAGGGTAAACATTTATACCAAAAATTAAAATTTTAAGTTGATGATAAGAAGTGTAGCAGTCACCGTAATAAGTACCTAAAAACACTTTTAAATATAAGGCGAATTACCCCAATAACACCCAAACCTTTCTGTTTTTTTACGTAACTTTCCAAGGTTGGATCATAACCAATCATTTTAAAAGCATAATTCTGAAAACTATGGCTATTAACCTGGCAATCAAACACCAAACAACACTTGACACCGCTGTACGTGCCCTACACGAGCGAACTTTTTTTGCGCATTATCCTGAAAATCCGTCTCCGGAAGTTTATGGTGAGAATGCGGACAAAGAAGGCCGTGAAAAATATACATCCAGATTAAACAATAAGTTCGGGGAACTGCTACAGGAAAACCCGGAAAGCTGGGCAGGACAGGAAGATTCGCCTTACGAGCAGCAGCCATTAGGTATAAAATATCCTTTCTTTTCACCGGAAACGCTAATTAACAGGGCCGAAGAAGCTTTTCATCAGTGGCGTAAAGTAAAGCCTGCTGACCGCGCTGCTATTTTAGTGGAATCGCTGGAGCGTATGAGAGAACGCTTTTTTGAGATCGCTTATGCCACTATGCATACAACAGGCCAGGCATATATGATGTCGTTCCAGGCATCAGGCCCGCACGCTGCTGACCGTGCCCTGGAAGCTATCGCATCAGGTTACGAAGAGCAGACCCGTTTTCCGGAAAGCGCTGAATGGGAAAAGCCGAT
This genomic interval carries:
- a CDS encoding polyprenyl synthetase family protein; this translates as MSSSLDKIQAPIASEMELFEKKFRASMKSKVLLLDRIMSYIVKRKGKQMRPMFVFFTAKLYHETITDATYRGAALIELLHTATLVHDDVVDDANYRRGFFSVNALWKNKIAVLVGDYLLSKGLLLSLNNDDFELLKIVSNAVREMSEGELLQIEKARRLDIDEAVYFDIIRQKTASLIASCCAVGAASAGASKEEIEKARLFGEKVGIAFQIKDDLFDYGTAEIGKPVGIDIKEKKMTLPLIHALRNADWLTKRRVIYNVKNNNGDNKRVQQVIDFVKQSGGIEYTVEVMNRYHAEALEILHTFPDNPSRRSLEQLIAYTIEREK
- a CDS encoding aconitate hydratase; this encodes MAFDLGMIKAVYAGMGERIAAARNTVGRPLTLTEKILYAHLYEGKASQAYERGKSYVDFAPDRVAMQDATAQMALLQFMQAGKPTVAVPSTVHCDHLIQARTGADSDLKDAYTENKEVYDFLASVSNKYGIGFWKPGAGIIHQVVLENYAFPGGMMIGTDSHTPNAGGLGMVAIGVGGADAVDVMAGMAWELKFPKVIGVKLTGKLNGWTSPKDVILKVAGILTVKGGTGAIVEYFGEGAESMSCTGKGTICNMGAEIGATTSVFAYDNSMRAYLNSTNREEIVQMADEVAEHLRADDEVYADPASFYDQLIEIDLSTLEPHVNGPFTPDAAWPISQFAAVVKEHGWPAKLEVGLIGSCTNSSYEDLTRAASIAKQAVTKNLVAQAEFTITPGSEMVRYTTARDGLLDTFAQMGGVVLANACGPCIGQWARHTDDPTRKNSIITSFNRNFAKRNDGNPNTHAFVASPEIVTAFAIAGDLTFNPLTDTLTNKDGQQVKLDEPKGIELPINGFAVEDAGYVAPAEDGSTVEVAVDPKSDRLQLLEGFKPWEGTDLKGLKLLIKAQGKCTTDHISMAGPWLKYRGHLDNISNNMLIGAINAFNGEANKVYNDMTRGYDSVPATARTYKAAGIGTVVVGDENYGEGSSREHAAMEPRFLGVRAVIVKSFARIHETNLKKQGMLGLTFVNKADYDLIEENDTIDILGLENFTPGVPLKVVLTHKDGSQDAFMVNHTYNEGQIEWFKAGSALNLIRLKEKQNANA
- a CDS encoding alpha/beta hydrolase family protein; this translates as MANTLKVDFIVYPEHGRPFTADAVYEPTSQPKPVVIFTHGFKGFKDWGHYNLLAQYFAEQGFVFIKFNFAYNGTTVEDFSDLHDLEAFGNNNFCLELDDLKALIDMVKNVEGPLPHNELDLDHIYLIGHSRGGGTVILKAAEDPRIKAVATWAAVNKFDQRWDELENEKWEREGVQWITNARTGQKMPMYYQIMENYIANRQRLEIPKVIQTMQQPLLILHGKEDETLPIQMAHDLHSWKPDAEMHLLPGADHSFGGKHPYEKDELPEAARAAADLSIAFFRKHA
- the folK gene encoding 2-amino-4-hydroxy-6-hydroxymethyldihydropteridine diphosphokinase, with product MPELYLLLGSNLGDRTLYLQQARETIATQVGTIVQASAIYETAAWGKTDQPSFLNQVLEVTTDFSPEQVLQTINTIEHDLGRERLEHWGARVIDIDILFYDNLVQQTQRLTIPHPQLHLRRFTLLPLYEVSPDLVHPGLKQTIAELLENCPDKLEVKKFVENKA
- a CDS encoding class I SAM-dependent methyltransferase — its product is MSLNTTTWNRLRYTLYLPIYDLIADRIFRKYRKRSVELLNAKANDAILLLGAGTGLDLPYLQNYTNLTAIDITPGMITKLQERAEKLSIPVDARVMNGQQLTFADNSFDAVIAHLILAVIPDPIACIKEVERVLRPGGTVMVFDKFLPDGQKPTIVRQFFNQIASTLFSDINRSIGTIVSHTSLTIELNEPAALNGTFRLVRLRK
- a CDS encoding peroxiredoxin family protein — its product is MKRTYSNTSARLILLFTLLLTVGFTSCNQNKMDAENQTIKPGTWRVALQHTGGVEIPFIMEAETRNDSTLLYLVNGEERILVDEITTMGDSVKIRLHIFDADLIAKVDDGKMAGRFVRNDLSYPYSVPFTAEHGNTSRFKGSPAAANYNYDGKWEVVFTDTTGNSYKAVGVFEQDNNKVTGTFLTETGDYRYLDGQVDGDKLNLSTFDGNHAYLFTATPEDENTLKGNFYSGMNYTETWTAKRNANAALADANTLTFLKPGYEKLDFTFPDIDGSGNISLSDDKYKGKVMIVQLLGSWCPNCMDETKFLAPYYDKNKDRGLEIIGLGFERSPEFEKAAPRLQKMKDRMNVNYDLAVAGISDKEAAAKALPALNHVLSFPTTIYIGRDGKVRKIHTGFSGPGTGKYYEDWVADFNKTMDQLLAEK